A stretch of DNA from Desertibacillus haloalkaliphilus:
GCAAAGAAGCACGGGTATAGAAGGAATCTTACTTACACCGCCTTTGACTGAAGTAGAGGGCGGGTGGTCTTTTTTTTACAACACTAAGTCAGAATATTTTTGTTCTTTTGAGTTTTTTAATCTAGATACATTGTAATTACGTTTAGGAGGGGATCTTTTGAATCAATTAAAACGAACACCCATGTATGAGATTTATCAAGAAACAGGTGTAAAGACGATTGATTTTGGAGGCTGGGAATTACCAGTTCAATTTTCTAGCATTAAAAAGGAACATGAGGCGGTTCGAACGAAGGCTGGTTTGTTTGACGTTTCTCATATGGGAGAGGTAGAAGTAAAAGGAAAGGAAGCCCTTCCATTTCTACAACTGTTGATGACGAATGATGTTTCAGCGTTATCACAAGGTCAAGTGCAATATACGGCGATGTGTTACGAGGATGGTGGAACCGTTGATGACCTTATTATTTATAAGAAAGCAGATGATGACTATTTGCTTGTGATTAATGCTTCTAATATTGAAAAGGATCTTGAGTGGTTACATTTTCACGAGTGGGAAGGGGTTTCGGTTACCAATCGCTCATCAGAGGTTGCTCAACTCGCTTTGCAAGGACCAATTGCCGAACAGGTGCTACAAACGTTAACAGCAACTGACTTAAGTAATATTTCATTTTTTAGATTTCAAGATGGGGTAAACATTGCTGGTGTGAATGCACTCGTTTCACGAACGGGTTACACCGGTGAAGATGGTTTTGAAATCTATTGTGACAATGCAGGTGCGCCGATTCTTTGGAAGAAAATCCTTGATGCTGGGGCAAATGAGGGGGTAGTACCATGTGGATTAGGTGCCCGTGATACCTTGAGATTTGAGGCAAGATTACCGCTTTATGGTCAGGAGTTAACCGAAGAAATTACACCGATTGAGGCAGGGATTGGCTTCGCTGTGAAGGTTAAAAAACAGGAAAA
This window harbors:
- the gcvT gene encoding glycine cleavage system aminomethyltransferase GcvT, giving the protein MNQLKRTPMYEIYQETGVKTIDFGGWELPVQFSSIKKEHEAVRTKAGLFDVSHMGEVEVKGKEALPFLQLLMTNDVSALSQGQVQYTAMCYEDGGTVDDLIIYKKADDDYLLVINASNIEKDLEWLHFHEWEGVSVTNRSSEVAQLALQGPIAEQVLQTLTATDLSNISFFRFQDGVNIAGVNALVSRTGYTGEDGFEIYCDNAGAPILWKKILDAGANEGVVPCGLGARDTLRFEARLPLYGQELTEEITPIEAGIGFAVKVKKQENFFGKVRLKQQKEVGPERKLVGIEMIDKGIPRTDYPVYSGDKKVGTVTTGTQSPTLKKNIGLALLDKAYTDIGTEVSVDIRNKQRLAKVIKTPFYKRSEK